In Prevotella sp. oral taxon 475, one DNA window encodes the following:
- a CDS encoding DUF2795 domain-containing protein, with protein MYWTLELASKLEDAPWPATKEELIDYAMRSGAPLEVLENLQEIEDEGDVYDSIEDIWPDYPTKEDFLFNEDEY; from the coding sequence ATGTATTGGACATTAGAACTGGCTTCCAAACTGGAAGATGCACCTTGGCCTGCCACCAAAGAAGAACTCATTGACTATGCCATGCGTTCGGGCGCACCGCTGGAAGTGCTCGAAAACTTGCAGGAAATTGAGGACGAAGGCGATGTCTATGACAGCATCGAAGACATCTGGCCCGACTATCCCACCAAAGAAGATTTCCTCTTTAACGAGGATGAGTATTAA